The region ATCGCCGCTTCGCGGTTGCTGCGATCAATTTTGGCACAGCCAATCAAATTCAGCCCCTGACTGAGAATAGGAATTTTGTAGAGTTCTTTCTTGACCAGCAGCGCGTGATTCGCGCCTAGATGAAGAAACATGATGATCGGGTCAAGCCAACTGGCGTGATTGGACACAAAAATATACGGTTGTCCCTTGCGCAGTCTTTCATACCCGCTCACCTTCACCCGGACGCCGGCCATCCAGTTCCCAATCTGGAAGACAATGCGCGCCGGCAAGAAGATAATCGAAGGGTGACGGAAAACTGCGCAGAGGAGCACGATAAGCACGCCAACGGTGAATAAATTGAGTCCCCACCAAGCAAGCAGCAACATGCCTCGCGCCTTGGC is a window of Blastocatellia bacterium DNA encoding:
- a CDS encoding 1-acyl-sn-glycerol-3-phosphate acyltransferase, with product MTRVAWAAKARGMLLLAWWGLNLFTVGVLIVLLCAVFRHPSIIFLPARIVFQIGNWMAGVRVKVSGYERLRKGQPYIFVSNHASWLDPIIMFLHLGANHALLVKKELYKIPILSQGLNLIGCAKIDRSNREAAIASTRQAAERVRQGRSFIVYPEGTRSPDGTMRPFKKGAFHLAIEVGAPIVPVTVDGTHRIMPKGTIGVTPGTVHLIVHDPIDVSPYTPEQAGLLAERAWQAVHSGFGQSAATVSS